The DNA region ATATGACTTAAATACTGCAGGTGGTGTGGCTGGTGTTACAGGTGACCTAAATGCTGGTAAGTTCGCAACTGGTGGTACAAGTGCTTATGACTCTACAGCTTCTACATTTGCTAGAGGAACAGTTTCTGACTCAATCTTAACCGCTATTGACGTTGTAGCAGCTGCTGCTGGTGCTGGTAACGCAACTGGTGTGAACACTTCTGGTGTTTCAAATAACTCAGCTTTTGTTGGTAAAGTTTCAGGCTTTAAGGCTGTTTACTCTTCACCTGACCGTGTTGATTTATCAATTAAAGTTGGTAACTATACTTACCAAGCTAAAAACGTAGAAACAACTCCTGCAGCTGATACTATTGTAAGGTTGTCTTCAATTGAAGATGGTGGCGGATTCTTTGACCTTCAGGTAAATGATTCAGCTACATCTGGTCAAACAGCTGTAACAAACCAAAAAGAATCTGATGATTTCGCAGCTCGTATTGATAAAGCGTTTGAAGGGTTAAATTTCTTCCAAAAACGTACAGTATCAAGCTATGTTGCTGCAGGTTCTGTATTCCCTACAGGTGGTACAACACAAAGCGGTAACTTATCTGGTACATCCTTCAGATTAATTAACAGTTCTTTTGAAAATTTAAAAGTTGAGAAAGTTAAAGTTGAAGCTCCAGTTTCTGGTGGTACAGAAGCATTAATTGAGTTCACAATTAATGGTGAAACATTCAGAAGTGGTTATAACAACTTTGGTGTTACAACTGCATTGGGTAGTTCAATAGCGGCTGCTGCTAACATTGGTTTTGTAAGCACAACTGATCCACAAAAAGTACTTCAGTTCACAAACGGTGCTGTACAAATTGATATTACAAACAAAGCTGAAGCAGAAGGTTTACAAAAAGCTTTTGAAGAAGCGTTTGGTGTAGGTGAAGGTGGAACAAGCTTATCATTCCAGGTAGGTACAAAATCTACAGATACAGTACTTGTACAAATGGAAAGCTCTGCAACAAACAACATTTATCGTAATGCTGATGGTAACGTTGTAGATATTTCTATCGATACACTTGCTAATGCTAACATTGCTGGTGACGTACTTGATAAAGCTATCAGTACTGTAACATCACTCAGAGCTACCATTGGTGCTTTACAATCAAGGTTTGCTTATGCTGCTTCTAACATTCAAAGTAGTATTCAAAACCAAGACTTTGCACGTGGTATCTTCCTTGATACAGATGTTGCTTCTGAGTCTACAAACTTTGCAAGCTCACAAGTTAGACTTCAAGCGAGTATTTCGGTTCTTGCTCAAGCTAACCAATTACCACAAAGCTTACTCAAACTTATTGGTTAATAGTAGGTTTTACAAAAAAAGAGGGGCGTTTATCGCCCCCTTTTTTTTTAGTTTGTTACTAAGGATTTTAAATAACTCGACATAAAATTATCTATATCGCCATCTAGAACACCTGAAGTATCGCTAGTTTCATAATCAGTACGTAGGTCTTTTACCATTTGATAGGGCTGAAGTACGTAAGATCTTATTTGATGACCCCAGGAATTATCAGTTTTAGTAGCACTTAAGGAGTTTATAGTCTCTTCTCGCTTTTTAAGTTCAAGCTCATAAAGCCTTGATTTTAACATATCCATGCAAGCTGCTTTATTTTTATGCTGAGATCTGTCGCTTTGACACTGCACTACTATATTAGTAGGTAGGTGGGTAATTCTAACGGCACTGTCTGTTTTATTAATATGCTGCCCACCTGCACCTGATGCCCTGTAAGTGTCGATTCTTAGATCTTTTTCATTAATTTCAACTTCTACTGCGTCTGTAATTAAAGGATATACCCAAATACTTGCAAAGCTGGTTTGTCGTTTACCTGCTGCATTAAATGGAGAGATTCTAACAAGTCTATGAACTCCACTTTCGCTTTTGCACCAGCCATATGCAAACATCCCGGAAACTTTAATAGTTGCAGACTTTATACCTGCTTCTTCGCCGTCCAGCTCATCTACAACTTCAGTTTTAAAGCCGCGTTTTTCCGCCCATCTTAAGTACATTCTCATAAGCATTAGCGCCCAGTCATGGCTTTCAGTTCCGCCAGCTCCTGCATTTATATCAATAAAACAGTCGTTGCTATCAACTTCCCCTGAAAATAAACATTCAATCTCATCTTTTTTGAGTTTCGCAGCAAGGCTAAGCATTGATGTTGCTATATCTTCCTTAGCGCTTTCATCCTGCTCAAGTTTTGCAAGTTCAAAAAGTTCATATAAATCAGATGCTTCTTGCTTAGATTTATTGTAATTATTTACCTTGGCTTCTACTAATGATTTTTCTTTCATTACTTTTTGGGCATTTTTTTGATCATCCCAAAAGTTAGAACTTAGCGAGCTTTCTTCAAGCTCTTTGAGTCTATTAAAGGCGTTTTGCTTTTCAAAGCGCCCTCCCGAGCAGATCTATTACATTTTCGATATTAGCCCTAATTTCTTCAATATTTTCTATCAATTTGATAATCCTCTATTATTTTAATAGACCCCATCGTCATCAAAATCTTCTAAGTTATTAGCAGAATTATCAGAAGTAGGCAATGATTCATCATAAGTTTCTTCAGGTTCATTACCTGCTTTAAAAGCTTCCTTAATAATTCTTTTTCCATCTGCTTCTTCTTGGGTACTTTTTCCGGTCTTATAATCAATATTTATAAAACTAATTCCTTCCGGTTCTGTAAAGTCATGATCATTATACCAATCTTTTGTACGTTTCATAAAGTCAATAAAAGCTGGAAGTGCAAGCGTAGCACCTGTTACCCTTTGTCCTAATGTTCTAGGTTGGTCATATCCAATATAAGTACCAACCACTAAGTCAGTATTTCCACCAATAAACCATACATCCTTACTATCGTTTGTAGTGCCAGTTTTGCCAAATAATGTCATACCTAAAGATTTTGCCTGCTGTCCTGTACCACGCTGTATCACGCCATTTAAAATAGATAAAATTTGATAGGCAGACCTTTCATCTGTTACTTTAGGCGTTGTGTATTCTATAGTCGGTTCTTTATCTATGTTATCGTTTGTGACATTACCAGGCATGCAGCCTCTACATTCTATATCAGGGTTTTTATATATGGTCTTACCATTAATATCTTGAATATAATCAATAACATTAGGATTAATTTTTGTGCCTAAATTTTCAATCATACCAAAAGCTAGTGTCATTTGCAGCAAAGTAGTTTCACTCGCTCCAAGTACTGTTGCAAAGTTTTTAGGAGGGTTATTATATATGCCAAATCGTGTGGCAATTTCAGCAACTTTTGCCATGCCTATCATTTGAGCAATTCTTGGAGTTACAGTATTTCTTGATTTTTCAAGGGCTTCCCTCATTGTTATAGGTCCCATAAAGTTATTTCCAAAGTTTTTAGGTTTCCACATTGGAAGTCCTGGGCCTTGGGATATTTCAATAGGTCCATCTTCAAAAATCTTTGTTGGTAATATTCCGTTTTCAAGTGCAGCAAGATAAACAAAAGGTTTGAAGGTAGAACCTGGCTGTCTTTTAGCCTGAGTTGCTCTGTTAAACTGAGATATAGCAAAGTCATATCCGCCAACCATAGCTAATATTTTTCCATTATCAGGGTTTAAGGCAATCATACCGCCACTTATTTCAGGTATTTGACGGATTAAGTATTTTTCTGGAGTTTTCTCAACTAATACAACATCACCAGTTTTGAAATGTTCCTTAAGATTGGTAACTTCGCGTTTAAGCCATACAAGATCAGTTATAGGAACGCTAGTTTTGGTCATTGCGTTTGTAATAAGATTTACTTTAGTAGTTTCTACGCTTTGAACTACTGCTAATTGCCAGTTCCCGCTACCTGCTGGTTTTTTAATCTTTTCTTTGGCAACTTTCCAAGTGGATAAATCAATTTTTGTAACTGCCCCGCGATATCCACGTTTCTGGTCATAATTAATTAAAGCGGTTTTTAAGGCTTTTTCAGCCTCTACCTGCATTTCAGGGATTACAGTGGTATAAACACTTAAACCACCTTCCATTACAGTCTTTTCTCCATATATTTCAAAGAGTTGTCTGCGTAACTCTTCTGTAAAATAATCGGTGCGGAATAATTTAATATCTGATTTGTTAGCAGTTACAATTTTGCTATTTAAAGCAATTTTAGCAGCAGCTTCGGTTAAATAACCATCTTCATACATCCTATCTATTACATAATCTCTTCTGGCTTTTGCTCTGGAGTAATTAGATTTTGGGTGATATGTGCTTGGTGCTTTAGGTAGTCCTGCTAAAAATGCACATTCAGCAGGAGTAAGCTGATCTAAAGATTTATTAAAATAACTGAGTGCAGCAGCAGCAACGCCATATGCACCATTACCTAAGTAAATTTGGTTTAAATATAATTCGATAATACGGTCTTTGGAATATACTTGTGATATACGATATGCAAGAATGGCTTCTTTAATTTTACGTGCTAAAGACCTTTCGCTGGTTAGTAAAAAGTTTTTTACAACCTGCTGGGTAATAGTCGATCCGCCAACAAGTGATTTTCTGGTTCCTATGTTCAATACGTTTTGTACAATTGCCCTAAGTACGCTGGTGAGGTCAATGCCAGGATGTGAGTAAAAATTCTGATCTTCTGCTGCAATAAATGCATGAATTAATGTTTTAGGCATCATTTCAAAAGGCACAAAGATTCTATTTTCATTTGAGAATTCAGCTATTAATCTACCGTCAACGCTATAAACGCGAGTTGTAGCTGGCGGGTTGTATTCTTCAAGCTGTTTATAATCAGGTAGATCATTTTTATAATAGTTAATTAAATATACAAGGCCTGATGCTCCGAGTAAACCTAGTAAAATGAATGTCATAAAAAGTATAGAAAAGATTCTGCGTAACATAACTTATAACTTGCTGTAATTATTGAAAAAATGATCGATAGCCTGCACTATTGAGGCAATGATTTTTTGTTTGTAATTGTCATTAGTAAGTAATTTTTCATCATCTAAATTAGATAAGTACCCTAATTCAATTAGTATAGATGGCACGTGTTTACTTCTAAGAACTTTAAAATTCGCATATCTATGTGAATGGTTTAGCATCTTAACCTGTTTAGATAATTGCTTTATTAAAAACTCAGCAAACATTTTAGCATAGTTTTGTTTTTTATGGTAGATCATGTCTAGTATCACTTCAGATACTTCTTTATGTCGAGCATCAATATCAATATCAGACAGAATATCTACCTTATTTTCATGGTCAGCTAAATTCGCGGCTTCTGCATCTGATGCTTTTTCTGAGAGCGTGTAAACTGATAAACCACGTAATTTTTTATCATAGTGAGAATCAGCATGAATTGAAATGAATAAGTCTGCTTTAAGATTTGCCGTTTTGCTAAGTCTTTGAGAAAGTGGAATAAATTCATCTCTGCTTCGTGTTATATATATTTTAAACTTCTTTTTACTATCTAATGCTCTTTTTAAAGCTAAGGCATATTTTAATGTAACATTTTTTTCATGAACGCCGCTGCTACTGGTAGCGCCAACATCTTTACCGCCATGACCAGGATCAATTACGATAATTGGTACATGACGTTTTTTAGTAACTTTAACGTCAATTTCTTTAGGTTCTGCAACTTTAACAGATGCGGAGGGCTTTGCAGATGGTTTATCTCTATAAATATCAACGTGTAAAGGTTTTGGTGGAATTTTTTGATTAGGAAATGAGCTGTAAATAGCATCAATTACTATGCGATAATAAGGATGATCATCATTGTCTATAACAAAATGTTTAATAATTGCATTTTTTCTAAGCCTTAAGCTAAAAAGAGTTCCGCCCGTTTGATTTGAAATTATAGCGTTTTTAATTAAGTTTGGGTGTTTGTTAAGATTTTTGCTGATATCAAATTTTTTTATTTTGCCGTTTTGTATAAAAATGTCCAGATTATCATCTAATTCGTTAATTGAATAAGTAGGCTTTAAAAAAGTTTCTAAAACAATCCGTGTTCTAGATTTATCATCAGACCATCTAAGCAATACGATATCGTTTGTAGCAAAGCAGTTGCTTGCCCAAGTAAAAATGAGTATTAAAAATATTAATGCTTTTGTGTACATTAACCAAATATTTTGAAAAAAATTATTGCCTTTTAATGTCACAATATATTTTAATAGAAAAACTTGCAATAACAGTTGAGTTATTTCTCTAAACTTAGTAAAACGTTAGAGGTAATAATACAACACATTTGGTGTAGACAGTGGTTTATAAATAAATTACTGTAATATATAACATTATTGAGTGAAGGGGATGCACTTTTTTTTACAAAATATAGCTAGACTCATAAAGCAAAGGGCTTCACGTATCCTTGCTAACACACATTCATATCGAAATAAGTCTAAGCAATTTGTATCTCTTTCCAAAATTAAAATGCAAAATTTCAACAGCTATATTGCTGTTTCTTATAAATTTTTGGAGAAAATAAGTAATGACAAAAAGAATACTGATAGATGGTGTCTATCCGGAGGAAGTTCGTGTAGTAAACTGCGACAACAATCAGGTTGAAGAATATGACTATGATACGATCGCAAAAAAACAGCTAAAGGGCAACCTTTATTTAGCAAAAATTACAAGAGTTGAGCCATCACTACAGGCTGCTTTTGTTGAGTACATTGATGGCAGACATGGCTTTTTACCGTTTTCTGAAATCCATCCTGATTATTATATACCGCTTAATGAAGATGGTACAATGCAGGATGTTGCAGATGACTTTAATCTAAGGAAAATGCTGGAAAATAAGACATTTAATATCCAGCCACTTGTTCCAGAAGATGAAACTCCACCGGAAACTATTCCAGAAATCAGAGAGCATAATCAAATTGTTGATCAGCCTGCTCCAGAAATTTTTGATGTAATCGACGCTAACTCTCAGGAATCATCAGCTGAAAATGCTAATATACTCGAGTTTGATGAATTTGGTGAAGAAATTGAACCTGTTTCAGAAGACGCAGAAAGTTTGGCTTTAAAGAAATATAAAATTCAGGATGTTATCAGAAAGAACCAAATTATTGTGGTTCAGGTAATGAAAGAAGAGCGTGGTAATAAGGGGGCATCCATTACAACTTACCTGTCTTTAGCAGGAAGATACGCGGTTTTAATGCCAAATAGCATGAGAAGTGGCGGAATTTCTCGCAGAATTTCTAATATCGATGATAGAAGAAGAATTAGAGATTTAATTGAAAATCTTGGTCTTCCAAACGGTGCAGGTGTTATCATAAGAACAGCTGGGGCTGATAGATCTAACGCTGAAATTAAAAGGGATTTCAACTATTTAGTAAACTTATGGAATAATATTAAAGAAGCTATTGATAATGCTTCAACTGTTCCAATATTCCTTCATGCAGAAGGCGATGTTATCAAGCGCTGCATACGTGATAACTATGATTCTACTATTGGCGAAATCATTATTCAAGGTGAATCATCTTACAAGGCGGCTAGAGACTTTATGTCTATATTCATGCCTGATCATGCTGAGAAAATTAAGCACTACAAAGGTAAGGTGCCTTTATTTGTAAGGTTTGATGTTGAAGATCAAATCGCAAATATGCATGATGCTACAGTTACATTGAAATCTGGTGGTTATCTGGTAATTAACCATACAGAAGCATTAGTTGCAATCGATGTGAACTCTGGTAAGGCAACTTCTGAGAAAAACGTAGAAGAAACAGCTCTTAAAACCAATATGGAAGCGGCAGTAGAAATTGCTAAGCAAATGAAAGTTAGAGATTTATCTGGCTTAGTAGTTGTTGACTTTATTGATATGCTTGAGCCAAAGAACAGGGCGTCAGTAGAAAATGCACTAAGAGGTGCTTTGCAAAGTGATAAAGCAAAAATCCATTTAAGTCGTATTAGTCCGCTAGGTTTGTTAGAGATTTCAAGACAAAGGCTTAAACCAAGCTTCCAGGAGTCAAACACTGTTGTTTGTAGCCATTGTAGTGGCAAAGGTAGGGTAAGAGCTATCGAAACTATGGCAATTAACATTATGAGAGCCGTAGAAACAGAATTAAGCCGTGGTGATTACGACGAAGTTAATGTATATGCATCTCCTGATAATATCGTTTACCTGTTAAATAACTATAGAGTTGATATTGACAGAATCAGTAACAGATTTAGAACAAAAATTATGTTTCAGATTGATTATCTGATGCAATCTGATCAGTATTCAATCGATAAAGTAAGAAGATCGCCTTATTTATATTATGATTCTCCAAGAGAAATTGATGCATATGCAAACAGTGATGGCGAATCTAATTATAATAAAAACAAGCGTCAGAAAAAATGGCGTAATAATTATAAAGATAAAAACCAAAATAATCAGTCGCAAGAAGAGCCAGCAGCTGCAAAAGTTGAGCATGAGCCAATTTCTTTAATAGAACCGATTACTTCTACCTCAAATGTAGAAATGATTGAAGATGAAGTAAAAACAACAAAAGCTGGTGGTTACAGAAAGCCTAACAGGCGTAATAATCGTCGTAAATTTAAAAGAAGGAATAATAAAGAAGGTGGAGGCATGCAAAATTCAGGTAAGGAGCCTGAGTTGGTAGGTGCTGAAGGTAAAAAAGATGATAGTCCTTCTTTACTCAGAGGTCTTTGGAAAAAAATTATAGACTAAAACTTACTTGATTAATAAAGAAAAAAGCATCATTTTGAAAAAAATGGTGCTTTTTTTATAGGAAAAAAGTCACTACAAATTATTAATGCATATATCTTATGGAAAAAAATAACAAACTTAACATAATATCATTTTGGCAATTTTTACCTCTACAGGGTGAGGTAAGCGCAAGTCCTGATAAATCAATTTCCCATAGAGCTTTGGTACTCGCTTCTATAGCAAATGGCACTACAAAAATTACCAATTTACTGGAATCTAAAGATATATTCTCAACATTAAAGGCTCTGGCTAATTTAGGTGTGAAAGTTTATAAATTACATAGCGAGTACTATGTTGATGGAGTGGGGATTAAAGGTTTGAATAAGCCTAAGAATGCTATTAACGTAGGGAATTCAGGTACTTCTTTACGGTTATTAATGGGGCTTCTTGCGCCATTTTCTTTCAAAAGTTTTTTCTATGGTGATCAAAGTCTTTCATCGAGAAGTAACCAGCACGTGATTAAAATGCTGGAAAACTTAGGGGTGGTTTTTGAGCATGATGATTATAAAGCTCCTCTTTTAATGAAAGGAAATAACAATATTTTAAATAGTGAATATGAACCGCTATCGCCATCAGCTCAGCTAAAATCTGCTTTTATCTTAGTAAGTATTAATGCGCCTGGAACTTCAGTATATTATGAGGCTATTCCTACGCGCGATCATACAGAAAATCTGCTGAAATACCTTGATTATCCTATAAAAACAGAAGATTCCAAAATCATAATAGAAGGTGATTGTCAGTTTGATGCAAAGGACATAGAAGTGCCAGGTGATGTATCTTCAAGTCTGTTTTTGATAGTTGCCGCTTTAATTATACCTGATTCGGAAATTACCATCAGAAACATTTGTTATAACCCAAGGCGTTTTAAAGCGATAGAAATTTTACAGAAAATGGGCGGAAATATAACAATAATAAACGAATCAAATGTTATATACGAAAAAACTGTGGATATAGTTATTAAACACTCGGTTTTAAAAGCCTTTCAAACTGAAGCTTCTGATTTTGCTGACTTAATTGACGAATATCCAATACTGAGTGTTGCAGCCGCATGTAGTAAAGGTAAGTCTGTGTTTAAAGGTTTATTAGGTTTGCGTAATAAAGAGACTGATAGGCTTATGGCAATATGTAATAACTTAAATAAAATGGGAATAGATGCTGAAATAATAGGTGATAACCTTGAAATAACAGGCGGTAGCCCAAAAGGTGGGGTTTTAATTGATTCTGAATACGATCACAGGCTGGCAATGAGCTTTGGTATTTTAAGTATGATATCAAAAGATAAGGTCAGAATTAAAACCTATGATATGATATCAACGAGTTATCCAGGATTTTTTGATGATATTAAAAAATTAGGTGGGTCTTATACAAGCTTTTAGATAAAATATTAAAATAAAATTATATATATTTATAAAAAAATTGACATTACCTAATTAATTTAATACATAAGATAGTTAAAATATACCAGGAAAAGAGGTGGCTCTTTGGCTGGTTTTGTTAGTTAAATTACTGAAAATTATATTAATTTTACTTAATGAAAGGTTATTGCCGTATATATTATTAGTCGGTGATTTTAGAAAATTCTGAGAATATCGCTAATAAATAAAGCTTGACTAAGTCTTTAGGTTTTAATAATATTCTGAGCTTAGTAAAATATATAATTTTTATTATTTTTAAAATGAGGAATCAATGTCAACAATTAACCAGCTTGTAAGAAAGCCTAGAGTTAAAAAAGTGATCAAATCTAAAGCTCCTGCAATGAAAAATTGTCCGCAGGTAAGAGGGGTTTGCGTTCGTGTATATACAACAACACCAAAAAAACCAAACTCAGCGTTACGTAAAGTAGCAAGACTTAGACTTTCAAATTCAATGGAAGTAATTGCTTATATCCCAGGTGAAGGCCATAACTTACAAGAACACTCTATGGTTCTTATGAGAGGCGGTAGGGTAAAAGATCTTCCGGGTGTTAAATACCACATTATTAGGGGTGCATTAGATACTCAGGGTGTTAAAAACCGTAAGCAGGCACGTTCGAAATATGGTGCTAAAAAACCGAAGTAATTTTAATATAATAGGTAGAAGATGGCAAGACGTCATAGTGCAAATAAGCGCGTAATATTCCCAGATACAAAGTATCATAACGTAATTATGCAGAAATTTATCAACTGTCTCATGAAAGGTGGTAAAAAGTCTGTAGCTGAAAGAATTTTCTATGGTGCAATTGATTTGGCAGCGCAAAAGCTTAAAATTGATAGCGATGAAAAGAAAGTAGAAATGTTCCTTGCAATTTTAGCAAAAGTTAGACCTGCAATTGAAGTTAGATCGAGAAGGGTTGGTGGTGCTACATATCAAGTACCAACACCAGTAAGAGAAGCTAGAAGTATTGCAAAAGCTATTAAATGGCTTATTGAATATGCTTCAAAGCGTTCAGAGCAGTCAATGATGAAAAGACTTGCGGGTGAATTCATGGATGCTTTCAATGACAGAGGTTCTTCTGTTAAGAAGCGTGAAGATACGCATAAAATGGCTGAAGCTAACAAAGCTTTTGCTCACTTTGCTTGGGTATCAAACTAAGAATAATACATTGAAAAGCACCAATTTAAACTGGTGCTTTTTGATATTAAGTTGCCATTCGAACCTCAAATTCAATGGCAATATTTTTTACCAAAGCAGTAATTGAATTGGTAAATTTTTATAAAAATTCATACTCATGTAGAGTTGTGAAAACTACTTATTTAAATTTTGTAGATTTTATTTAAAAAATCTGTAAAATTTACGGCAAGCATAATTTAGAGGTCAAAACAAACATGTCAAAAGATTATCCTTTAGAGAGATATAGAAATATTGGTATCTGTGCGCACATCGATGCTGGTAAAACAACAACAACAGAGCGTATCCTTTATTATACAGGTAAGTCACACAAAATTGGTGAAGTACACGAAGGTGCTGCAACAATGGATTACATGGTGCAGGAGCAAGAGAGAGGTATTACAATTACTTCTGCTGCTACAACAACATTCTGGAATGAAAACAGAATTAACATTATTGATACACCGGGTCACGTAGACTTTACCATTGAAGTAGAGCGTTCTATGAGAGTACTTGATGGTGCTATCACAGTGTTTGACGGTGTTGCTGGTGTAGAGCCGCAATCAGAAACAGTATGGCGTCAGGCTGATAAATATGGTGTTCCAAGAATTTGTTTTGCTAACAAAATGGATCGTGTTGGTGCTAACTTCTTCCGTTGCGTTGATATGATTAAAGACCGTTTAGGTGCGCGTCCTATGGTTATGCAGCTTCCAATCGGTATCGAAGATACATTCGTAGGTGTTGTAGACTTAGTAGAAATGAAAGGAATCACATGGCGTGATGATAGCCTAGGCGCTCAATTCGACATTGGTGAAATTCCTGCTGACTTAGTAGAAAAAGCTAAAGAATACCATGCTGCACTTGTTGAAATGGCAGTAGAAATGGACGACAGTCTTATGGAAAAATACTTAGGCGGTGAAGAAATTGCTGTAGAAGATATTAAAAGATGTGTGCGTAAAGGTGTACTCACAAGTACATTCGTACCAGTATTCTTAGGTAGTGCGTTCAAAAACAAAGGTGTTCAGCCGCTTCTTGATGCAGTTGTTGACTATTTACCAAGCCCGCTTGATGTTCCTGCGGTACATGGTATTCACCCAAGAACAGAAGAGGAATTACTCCGTAAATCTGATCCAAAAGAGCCATTTTCAGCTCTTGCGTTCAAAGTAATCAACGATCCATTCGTAGGTTCTATTACTTTCGTAAGAATTTATTCTGGTACATTAAACTCAGGTACAACAGTAATTAACTCTGTTAAAGATAATAAAGAAAGAATCGGCCGTATGTTACTTATGCATGCGAACAACCGTGAAGATATCAAATCAGCTAGAGCTGGTGACATCGTTGCGCTTGCAGGTCTTAAAAATACAACAACAGGTGATACACTCTGCGACCCAGATAATCCTGTAATTCTTGAAAGAATGGAATTCCCAGCTCCGGTAATCGAAGTTGCGGTTGAACCAAAAACAACAGCTGACCAGGAAAAAATGGGTATGGCTCTTTCAAGGCTCGTATCTGAAGATCCTTCTCTTCAAGTTATGACTGATGAAGAAACAGGTCAAACAGTACTTAAAGGTATGGGCGAACTTCACCTTGAAATTATCATTGACCGTATGCGTCGTGAATTCAAAGTAGAGGCTAACGTTGGTGCTCCACAAGTAGCTTATAGAGAAACAATTACAAGAAGCGCAGAGCTTGATTACACACACAAGAAACAATCTGGTGGTGCTGGTCAGTTTGCGAAAATTAAATTAATGTTCGAGCCACTTGAGCCAGGTCAAGGATTCGTATTTGAATCTAAAATCGTTGGTGGTTCTGTACCAAAAGAATATATTCCAGGTGTTGTAAAAGGCTTGGAAGCTTCTAAAGAATCGGGCGCTCTTGCTGGATTCCCAGTAATTGACTTTAAAGTTACATTACTTGACGGTGCTTACCACGACGTTGACTCAAGCGTACTTGCATTCGAAATTGCTGCAAAAGCTGCTTTCAAAGAAGCTATGCCAAAAGCGGGTGCTAAATTACTTGAGCCTATTATGAAAGTTGAGGTAATTACACCAGACGAGTATATGGGTGACATCATCGGTGACTTAAACTCAAGAAGAGGTCAGGTTTCTGGTATGGAACACAGAGCTAACGCGCAAGTAATTAATGCTATGGTGCCACTTGCATCGATGTTCGGTTATGTAAACCAACTTAGATCAATGTCACAGGGTCGTGCGCAATACTCAATGATCTTCTCTCATTATTCACAAGTTCCGCAACATGTTGCTGACGAAGTGATTTCAAAAGCATCTTAATTTTAAGATGAATATTAAAAAGGCGTCTATAGAAATATAGGCGCCCTTTTTTT from Alphaproteobacteria bacterium 33-17 includes:
- a CDS encoding 3-phosphoshikimate 1-carboxyvinyltransferase, which produces MEKNNKLNIISFWQFLPLQGEVSASPDKSISHRALVLASIANGTTKITNLLESKDIFSTLKALANLGVKVYKLHSEYYVDGVGIKGLNKPKNAINVGNSGTSLRLLMGLLAPFSFKSFFYGDQSLSSRSNQHVIKMLENLGVVFEHDDYKAPLLMKGNNNILNSEYEPLSPSAQLKSAFILVSINAPGTSVYYEAIPTRDHTENLLKYLDYPIKTEDSKIIIEGDCQFDAKDIEVPGDVSSSLFLIVAALIIPDSEITIRNICYNPRRFKAIEILQKMGGNITIINESNVIYEKTVDIVIKHSVLKAFQTEASDFADLIDEYPILSVAAACSKGKSVFKGLLGLRNKETDRLMAICNNLNKMGIDAEIIGDNLEITGGSPKGGVLIDSEYDHRLAMSFGILSMISKDKVRIKTYDMISTSYPGFFDDIKKLGGSYTSF
- a CDS encoding 30S ribosomal protein S12 yields the protein MSTINQLVRKPRVKKVIKSKAPAMKNCPQVRGVCVRVYTTTPKKPNSALRKVARLRLSNSMEVIAYIPGEGHNLQEHSMVLMRGGRVKDLPGVKYHIIRGALDTQGVKNRKQARSKYGAKKPK
- a CDS encoding 30S ribosomal protein S7 yields the protein MARRHSANKRVIFPDTKYHNVIMQKFINCLMKGGKKSVAERIFYGAIDLAAQKLKIDSDEKKVEMFLAILAKVRPAIEVRSRRVGGATYQVPTPVREARSIAKAIKWLIEYASKRSEQSMMKRLAGEFMDAFNDRGSSVKKREDTHKMAEANKAFAHFAWVSN
- a CDS encoding translation elongation factor G, with the translated sequence MSKDYPLERYRNIGICAHIDAGKTTTTERILYYTGKSHKIGEVHEGAATMDYMVQEQERGITITSAATTTFWNENRINIIDTPGHVDFTIEVERSMRVLDGAITVFDGVAGVEPQSETVWRQADKYGVPRICFANKMDRVGANFFRCVDMIKDRLGARPMVMQLPIGIEDTFVGVVDLVEMKGITWRDDSLGAQFDIGEIPADLVEKAKEYHAALVEMAVEMDDSLMEKYLGGEEIAVEDIKRCVRKGVLTSTFVPVFLGSAFKNKGVQPLLDAVVDYLPSPLDVPAVHGIHPRTEEELLRKSDPKEPFSALAFKVINDPFVGSITFVRIYSGTLNSGTTVINSVKDNKERIGRMLLMHANNREDIKSARAGDIVALAGLKNTTTGDTLCDPDNPVILERMEFPAPVIEVAVEPKTTADQEKMGMALSRLVSEDPSLQVMTDEETGQTVLKGMGELHLEIIIDRMRREFKVEANVGAPQVAYRETITRSAELDYTHKKQSGGAGQFAKIKLMFEPLEPGQGFVFESKIVGGSVPKEYIPGVVKGLEASKESGALAGFPVIDFKVTLLDGAYHDVDSSVLAFEIAAKAAFKEAMPKAGAKLLEPIMKVEVITPDEYMGDIIGDLNSRRGQVSGMEHRANAQVINAMVPLASMFGYVNQLRSMSQGRAQYSMIFSHYSQVPQHVADEVISKAS
- a CDS encoding peptide chain release factor 2 yields the protein MKEKSLVEAKVNNYNKSKQEASDLYELFELAKLEQDESAKEDIATSMLSLAAKLKKDEIECLFSGEVDSNDCFIDINAGAGGTESHDWALMLMRMYLRWAEKRGFKTEVVDELDGEEAGIKSATIKVSGMFAYGWCKSESGVHRLVRISPFNAAGKRQTSFASIWVYPLITDAVEVEINEKDLRIDTYRASGAGGQHINKTDSAVRITHLPTNIVVQCQSDRSQHKNKAACMDMLKSRLYELELKKREETINSLSATKTDNSWGHQIRSYVLQPYQMVKDLRTDYETSDTSGVLDGDIDNFMSSYLKSLVTN